A window of the Cystobacter fuscus genome harbors these coding sequences:
- a CDS encoding TetR/AcrR family transcriptional regulator, whose protein sequence is MEDREKFAAEDTESPDARARIIAAAAELISSGGPDAATTRAVAAASGVQAPTIYRLFGDKRGLLAAVIEHVMKSYVAKKSVRTPHPDPLQDFRDGWDTHVAFGLSHPGLFAIMSSDPHLAWQSPAVSDGDDVLRRRIRNIARAGRLRVSEERALGLVSAMGTGAVLTLLRQPEGQRDLGLADAAREAVVNAISSEAATPANADVRSVAAALRASLDRITVLTKGESALLSELLDRIADAE, encoded by the coding sequence ATGGAGGATCGCGAGAAGTTCGCCGCCGAAGACACCGAGAGCCCCGATGCGCGCGCGCGCATCATCGCGGCCGCCGCTGAGCTCATCTCCTCTGGAGGTCCGGATGCCGCGACCACGCGTGCCGTGGCCGCCGCCTCCGGTGTGCAGGCGCCGACCATCTACCGGCTCTTCGGCGACAAGCGTGGCCTCCTCGCGGCCGTCATCGAGCACGTAATGAAGAGCTACGTGGCGAAGAAGTCCGTGCGCACGCCGCACCCCGACCCGCTTCAGGACTTTCGCGATGGCTGGGACACGCACGTCGCGTTCGGCCTCAGCCATCCAGGGCTGTTCGCGATCATGAGCAGCGATCCGCATCTGGCGTGGCAGTCTCCTGCCGTCAGCGACGGGGACGATGTGCTGCGGCGGCGCATCCGGAACATCGCGCGCGCGGGTCGGCTGCGGGTCAGTGAAGAGCGGGCTCTCGGCCTCGTGTCGGCGATGGGCACCGGGGCCGTGCTCACGCTCCTTCGCCAGCCCGAAGGGCAGCGTGACCTCGGACTCGCCGATGCTGCGCGCGAGGCGGTCGTGAACGCGATCTCGAGCGAGGCGGCTACACCGGCGAACGCGGATGTCCGCTCAGTGGCCGCGGCGCTGCGTGCCTCGCTTGACCGGATCACTGTTCTCACGAAAGGCGAAAGCGCGCTGTTGAGCGAACTGCTCGATCGCATCGCGGACGCCGAGTGA
- a CDS encoding sensor histidine kinase has product MRLATRLWLLGALVPIVGLLLAMLLAESFFETWLARQVDRALLSQAAVESVSLFDGPGGQPHLHLLSSPLEEEVRPFAPMAELFDPEGQRLVSYPSTLEGLHGPAPARQPPQAPPRFETVRGEDGARLRQLTLGVQAPTGGVYLLRLSASLAQQESAVRAFHAVTLAVAVLLGLVLFSLQTWQARWLAGRLNRLRVLIGRLREGALPESPGSGKRRDEVSEVEGALHEASARLAEAREAQEQLIARAAHELRTPLALMRTSLDLALWKERDAASLREALEETRREVERLSALAGNLLDLASFGRGGWEVRAGDLREVVEDAAAAARAEAEARGVWVVVEGPEPAPCTFHAASVRQAVDNLLANALRYAPKGTELSVRLEHEGTRWRLSVRDRGPGIPVEHRESVFLPFHRVEPNGSGTGLGLAVVQEVAKRHGGRAWVAEATGPGAEVVLELPAEGPSA; this is encoded by the coding sequence GTGAGGCTGGCGACGCGGCTGTGGTTGCTGGGCGCGCTGGTGCCCATCGTGGGCCTCCTGCTGGCGATGCTGCTCGCGGAGTCCTTCTTCGAGACATGGCTGGCGCGTCAGGTGGATCGGGCGCTGCTGTCGCAGGCGGCGGTGGAGTCGGTGAGTCTCTTCGACGGGCCCGGAGGCCAGCCGCACCTGCACCTGCTGAGCTCGCCGCTGGAGGAGGAGGTGCGCCCCTTCGCGCCGATGGCCGAGCTGTTCGATCCCGAGGGCCAGCGCCTGGTGTCCTATCCCTCCACGCTCGAGGGGCTCCACGGGCCGGCGCCCGCGCGACAACCGCCCCAAGCGCCGCCGCGCTTCGAGACGGTACGAGGCGAGGATGGAGCGCGGCTGCGGCAACTCACCCTGGGGGTGCAGGCACCAACGGGCGGGGTGTACCTGCTGCGGTTGTCGGCGTCGCTGGCGCAGCAGGAGTCGGCGGTGCGGGCCTTCCACGCGGTGACGCTGGCGGTGGCGGTGTTGCTGGGCCTGGTGCTGTTCTCGCTCCAGACATGGCAGGCACGGTGGCTGGCCGGGCGGTTGAATCGGTTGCGAGTGCTCATCGGCCGGCTGCGAGAGGGCGCACTGCCCGAGTCCCCGGGGAGCGGCAAGCGCCGAGACGAGGTGTCCGAGGTAGAGGGTGCGCTGCACGAGGCCTCGGCGCGGCTCGCCGAGGCGCGCGAGGCCCAGGAGCAGCTCATCGCCCGGGCGGCGCACGAGCTGCGCACGCCGCTGGCGCTGATGCGCACGAGCCTGGATCTGGCGCTGTGGAAGGAGCGGGATGCCGCCTCGTTGCGCGAGGCGCTGGAGGAGACGCGGCGGGAGGTGGAGCGGCTGAGCGCGCTGGCGGGCAACCTGTTGGACCTGGCCTCGTTCGGGCGTGGCGGCTGGGAGGTGAGGGCCGGGGACCTGCGCGAGGTGGTGGAGGACGCGGCCGCCGCGGCGCGCGCGGAGGCGGAGGCACGGGGCGTCTGGGTGGTGGTCGAAGGCCCCGAGCCGGCTCCCTGCACCTTCCATGCGGCCTCGGTGAGGCAGGCGGTGGACAATCTGCTGGCGAATGCCTTGCGGTACGCCCCGAAGGGGACGGAGCTGTCCGTGCGGTTGGAGCACGAGGGGACCCGGTGGCGGCTGTCGGTCCGGGATCGGGGCCCTGGCATCCCGGTGGAGCACCGGGAGTCGGTCTTCCTGCCATTCCATCGCGTGGAACCCAATGGCTCGGGGACGGGCCTGGGGCTGGCGGTGGTGCAGGAGGTCGCGAAACGCCACGGTGGCCGGGCCTGGGTGGCGGAGGCGACGGGGCCGGGCGCGGAGGTGGTGCTCGAGCTTCCCGCGGAAGGCCCCTCCGCATGA
- a CDS encoding nuclear transport factor 2 family protein, which translates to MTTSFNTALFSILATLTFGVPARAATPSTQDVWQHHIKAWEANDVAAITSDYTDSSVLILNNQVIRGKAGIARAFSQLFQIFSTGQNNLDQPIINGRVIYLTWRYTPKNENTFFGSDTFVVENGKIQFQTIASELYFSHPVKP; encoded by the coding sequence ATGACCACGTCCTTCAATACCGCTCTCTTCAGCATCCTCGCCACGTTGACCTTTGGCGTTCCGGCACGGGCCGCCACCCCGAGCACCCAGGATGTCTGGCAGCACCACATCAAGGCCTGGGAGGCCAATGACGTAGCCGCCATCACGTCGGATTACACCGACAGCTCCGTCCTGATTCTCAACAATCAGGTCATCCGCGGCAAGGCAGGTATCGCCCGGGCCTTCAGCCAGTTGTTCCAGATTTTCAGCACCGGCCAGAACAATCTGGATCAACCGATCATCAATGGCCGCGTCATCTACCTTACCTGGCGCTACACGCCGAAGAATGAAAACACGTTCTTCGGCAGCGACACCTTCGTGGTCGAAAACGGCAAGATCCAATTCCAGACCATCGCCTCCGAACTGTACTTCAGTCATCCCGTCAAGCCTTGA
- a CDS encoding SDR family oxidoreductase yields the protein MIVVTGATGQLGRLIVEKLVTRVPVDRVAVSVRDVRKAQDLAARGVRVRRGDFTDPKSLAHSFEGASQVLLVSSNASAHGGDPLAQHRAAIDAARSAGARRIVYTSHMAASRSSAFPPMLDHAATEQMLGESGLAWTALRNGFYAASAMFLLGQGLQTGVFEAPADGKVSWTTHSDLAEAAAVILTNEGRYDGPMPPLTAAQALDFGELCDVASSLLGRPIRRTTVSEDEMRAKLAASGMPAPAVAISLGLYRASRNGEFAAVDPTLRQLLGREPTSMREVIAEKMGLTAWRASSRPGLDAGSGMRT from the coding sequence ATGATCGTCGTGACCGGAGCGACAGGCCAGCTCGGCCGTCTCATCGTGGAGAAACTCGTCACCCGCGTCCCGGTGGACCGAGTCGCCGTCAGTGTCCGAGACGTGCGGAAGGCCCAGGATCTGGCGGCACGCGGCGTCCGAGTGCGCAGAGGCGACTTCACGGATCCGAAGAGCCTCGCGCACTCCTTCGAGGGCGCGTCCCAGGTCCTGCTCGTCTCGTCGAATGCGAGTGCGCATGGGGGCGATCCCCTCGCCCAACATCGCGCCGCCATCGACGCCGCACGGTCCGCCGGCGCGCGGCGCATCGTCTACACGAGCCACATGGCCGCGAGCCGTTCGTCGGCGTTTCCCCCGATGCTCGACCATGCGGCGACGGAGCAGATGCTTGGCGAGTCCGGTCTGGCGTGGACCGCGCTTCGCAACGGTTTCTACGCCGCGAGCGCGATGTTCCTGCTGGGGCAGGGCCTGCAGACGGGAGTCTTCGAAGCGCCCGCGGATGGAAAGGTATCCTGGACCACGCACTCCGACCTGGCGGAGGCGGCAGCGGTGATTCTGACGAACGAGGGTCGGTACGACGGGCCCATGCCGCCGCTCACGGCAGCGCAGGCGCTCGACTTCGGAGAGCTGTGCGACGTCGCGTCGAGCCTCCTCGGACGTCCGATTCGTCGAACCACCGTGTCTGAGGACGAGATGCGAGCGAAGCTCGCGGCGTCCGGCATGCCCGCGCCCGCGGTCGCCATCTCGCTCGGTCTCTACCGCGCGAGCCGCAACGGCGAGTTCGCGGCCGTCGATCCCACGCTGCGGCAGTTGCTCGGACGTGAACCGACGAGCATGCGCGAGGTGATCGCCGAGAAGATGGGCCTAACGGCCTGGCGGGCTAGCTCTCGCCCGGGCTTGGACGCGGGGAGTGGGATGCGCACCTGA